One Oryza glaberrima chromosome 11, OglaRS2, whole genome shotgun sequence genomic region harbors:
- the LOC127755801 gene encoding probable protein phosphatase 2C 36, with product MTSEASPALPRRHIAHEIPRLLPSCGGKWPSSNAAFEGHNLVNCYAGNLSIAVIQANNSFKEQYRVESSQPFGTVIGIFDGHGGSEAAQFACDNLFLHLQENLSSSQRVTTDAISKAFKATEEGFIELVSRQWKTDPQIATVGACCLVGVVQQKTLFIANLGNSRAVLGKISCTGQIVAEQLSSEHIANDAWKAKGLVQVLRAIGDAYLKHPQYSREPLNKPILSANPSIVSHVLRPSDRFIIFGSAVLWEYLSNQEAVEIVKNHQASGSAKMLVKAALHAAAKKHNLHYSDLLKMDRDDPRHVHEDIIFCCFASYK from the exons ATGACATCAGAGGCTAGTCCTGCACTTCCTCGAAGACATATTGCTCATGAAATCCCACGGCTTCTTCCTTCATGTGGTGGGAAATGGCCCTCCTCTAATGCTGCCTTTGAAGGCCACAACCTTGTGAACTGCTATGCTGGCAACCTCTCCATCGCTGTCATCCAAGCCAATAATTCCTTCAAGGAGCAATACCGTGTTGAGTCATCCCAACCCTTCGGCACCGTCATTGGCATCTTCGATGGACATGGTGGCTCCGAAGCTGCCCAATTTGCTTGTGACAacctcttcctccacctccaAG AGAATTTGTCCAGCTCACAACGTGTGACAACTGATGCTATCAGCAAAGCATTCAAGGCCACTGAAGAAGGGTTCATTGAGCTTGTGTCTCGCCAATGGAAAACCGATCCACAAATTGCAACTGTTGGGGCATGCTGCCTTGTTGGTGTTGTGCAACAAAAAACACTATTCATAGCCAACCTTGGAAACTCTCGGGCTGTTCTTGGAAAGATCAGTTGCACTGGGCAGATTGTTGCTGAACAGCTCTCTAGTGAGCACATTGCCAATGATGCATGGAAAGCAAAGGGCCTCGTACAG GTGTTGAGAGCGATAGGTGATGCATACTTGAAACACCCACAGTATAGCAGGGAACCACTCAACAAACCAATACTAAGTGCCAATCCATCTATTGTTTCACACGTTCTTCGACCAAGTGACCGCTTCATCATATTTGGCTCAGCTGTTCTATGGGAATATCTGTCCAATCAGGAAGCTGTTGAGATTGTTAAAAACCATCAAGCTTCT GGAAGTGCCAAAATGCTAGTAAAAGCAGCTCTTCATGCAGCAGCCAAAAAGCACAACTTGCATTACTCAGATCTCTTGAAGATGGACAGGGATGATCCTAGGCATGTCCATGAGGAT ATAATATTCTGTTGTTTTGCATCATACAAGTAA
- the LOC127754768 gene encoding disease resistance protein RGA5-like, with translation MDPPITASLGAIHIVFGKLVWLLSEPGLRLHKEGMKALGVLKDGLQVLIEDYLMEPSDLEGPAFKANYWMKEVRELCYDIDDFVDELFHAAANVKIQRALQFKASPLRKKLPLFKTSQLQEKLSRFNASQLQKKLSWRQKIVDEVSSFSSCLKELIMLYKRYDLGSLERRSGWESNGTMSLTLPLAEETSQRCYLGMDKDMDKLVGLLNDGQQECKVIAIIGLCGVGKTTLAEELYQKFGFQFQCCAFLRLSRKPDMKRVLGSLFSQVRQHDPPGTVEVDNLSHEIKSYLNDKRYFIVIDGVWSSYIWNTINQTLPKNFYSRILITTEIDHVAQRCCVDNRKYIFKKEPFNKVESDEFFSRVHESKNAEYLKEISSEIAQLCSGLPLMMAIVASILTRLPPSTEQWNVVKKSLSSKLEGILDLIYNILPHPLKACMLYLGIYEEDDIVLKNELLSQWFAEGFIDTVDGNEERVALIYFDELISYGLIQPVETRFDNEVLSFRVHYMIIDSIRSKAVQHNFAIAIDNHQTDVRIADKIRRLSLRFGNANDVTTPIGLRWSQVRTLVFFGPLRCTPSIAEFRVLRVLILRLSADDDDVTYDLSEIVELLGLKYLYIDACHLNIRLPMQMRQLQYLAKLKIEARLSYVPSDIFYLPRLQQLILPSETTLPHFTEPMKSLHTLGCFDLSGSSTESIVDIGKMVNLQNLNMTCSSGQPANLKLLGSVLNKLKNMKSLILVVTGSLDDADSSIMEISSDDFSVSSPPVLLTRFEFSWRSCIFSCLPRWIKELNNLSILKIAISEMLGHDIDVLSVLPALTSLSVYIQRAPEERISFGKGGFAALKYFKLKCTVPWLKVEVDAMPNLEKLKLRFNVGLSLQRVGGLHGNNLINIEHLSRLKEIYAKVESEGSVDAGSALMTGVWNDPRNPTITIQLICGFYGEMTRRMTKDDIILEENPDSITEDEVRQKDEKKSG, from the exons ATGGATCCTCCCATCACTGCCTCGCTGGGAGCCATTCATATTGTTTTTGGGAAACTGGTCTGGTTGCTCTCCGAGCCTGGACTGCGGCTGCACAAGGAAGGGATGAAAGCGCTAGGTGTGCTCAAAGACGGCCTCCAAGTTTTGATAGAAGATTATCTGATGGAACCATCAGATCTGGAGGGCCCTGCCTTCAAGGCTAACTACTGGATGAAGGAGGTGCGGGAGCTGTGCTACGACATCGACGACTTTGTTGATGAGCTTTTCCATGCTGCCGCTAATGTCAAGATCCAAAGAGCTCTCCAGTTTAAGGCTTCTCCACTCCGGAAGAAATTGCCCCTCTTTAAGACTTCTCAGCTCCAGGAGAAGTTATCCCGCTTCAACGCTTCTCAGCTCCAGAAGAAATTGTCATGGAGGCAAAAAATTGTTGATGAGGTCTCAAGTTTCAGTTCTTGCTTGAAGGAATTGATTATGCTTTATAAGCGTTATGATCTTGGCAGTTTAGAGAGACGTTCCGGGTGGGAATCAAATGGAACAATGTCTTTAACTCTCCCGTTAGCTGAAGAGACTAGCCAACGCTGCTACCTCGGTATGGACAAAGATATGGATAAACTTGTTGGGTTACTAAATGATGGGCAGCAAGAATGCAAGGTCATTGCTATCATTGGACTTTGTGGTGTTGGCAAGACCACCCTTGCTGAAGAACTTTATCAGAAGTTTGGATTTCAGTTTCAATGTTGTGCCTTTCTAAGGTTATCTCGAAAACCTGACATGAAGAGGGTGCTAGGTAGTTTATTCTCACAAGTTCGGCAGCATGATCCTCCTGGTACTGTTGAGGTGGATAATTTATCCCATGAGATCAAGTCATATCTGAATGACAAAAG GTATTTTATTGTAATTGATGGTGTTTGGTCATCATATATATGGAACACTATCAATCAGACTTTGCCAAAGAATTTTTACAGTAGAATATTGATAACTACAGAAATTGATCATGTAGCTCAGAGGTGCTGTGTTGATAACCGCAAATACATCTTTAAGAAGGAACCATTTAATAAAGTTGAATCTGATGAATTCTTCAGCAGAGTCCATGAGTCAAAAAATGCTGAATATCTAAAGGAAATTTCTTCTGAGATTGCACAACTCTGTAGTGGCTTACCGCTCATGATGGCTATTGTAGCTAGTATTTTAACACGATTGCCACCAAGCACAGAGCAATGGAATGTTGTAAAAAAATCATTGAGTTCTAAATTGGAAGGGATTTTGGACCTCATTTACAACATTCTTCCTCATCCTTTAAAAGCATGCATGCTTTATCTTGGAATATATGAAGAAGATgatatagttttaaaaaatgaacTGTTGAGTCAATGGTTTGCAGAAGGATTTATTGATACAGTTGATGGAAATGAGGAGAGGGTGGCATTGATCTATTTTGATGAGCTTATCAGCTATGGGCTAATACAACCTGTAGAGACCAGGTTTGATAATGAAGTGTTGTCCTTTAGAGTGCATTACATGATAATTGATTCTATTCGGTCTAAGGCAGTCCAGCACAATTTTGCCATTGCAATTGATAATCATCAGACAGATGTGCGAATTGCTGATAAGATTCGTCGGTTGTCCCTTCGTTTTGGCAATGCAAATGATGTGACAACACCAATTGGGTTGAGATGGTCACAAGTTCGCACGCTTGTCTTTTTTGGACCTCTCCGCTGTACACCTTCTATTGCTGAGTTTAGAGTTCTTCGAGTTTTGATCCTTCGATTatctgctgatgatgatgatgtaactTATGACCTCTCAGAAATTGTTGAGTTGCTTGGATTAAAGTATCTGTATATTGATGCATGCCATCTGAATATAAGGCTACCAATGCAGATGCGACAGTTGCAATATTTGGCAAAGTTAAAAATAGAAGCAAGATTGAGTTATGTTCCAtcagatattttttatttgccacGATTGCAACAGTTGATTCTTCCAAGTGAGACTACTTTGCCCCATTTCACTGAGCCGATGAAGTCTCTTCATACTTTAGGGTGTTTTGATCTCAGTGGGAGCTCAACAGAAAGTATTGTGGATATTGGGAAGATGGTAAATCTTCAAAATCTAAACATGACATGTTCTAGTGGACAGCCTGCCAATCTGAAACTTCTAGGATCTGTTCTCAATAAACTCAAAAACATGAAGTCTCTAATTCTGGTAGTTACTGGTTCATTGGATGATGCTGATTCTTCAATTATGGAAATTTCTTCTGATGACTTCAGTGTTTCATCTCCTCCGGTTCTTCTGACAAGGTTTGAATTTTCATGGCGCTCATGCATATTTTCATGCCTACCTAGGTGGATCAAAGAACTGAACAATCTCAGTATCTTGAAGATTGCCATTAGTGAGATGTTGGGACATGATATTGATGTTCTTAGTGTGTTACCTGCACTCACTTCTCTCTCTGTGTATATCCAAAGAGCACCTGAGGAAAGGATCAGTTTTGGTAAAGGAGGATTCGCAGCTTTGAAGTACTTTAAACTCAAGTGCACTGTACCTTGGCTCAAAGTTGAGGTAGATGCAATGCCTAATCTTGAAAAACTGAAGCTAAGGTTCAATGTTGGTCTCAGTCTGCAAAGAGTGGGGGGTCTGCATGGCAATAACCTTATCAACATTGAGCACTTGTCAAGGCTTAAGGAGATATATGCAAAAGTGGAGAGTGAAGGTTCTGTTGATGCAGGGTCTGCTTTGATGACTGGTGTTTGGAATGATCCAAGAAATCCTACAATTACCATTCAATTGATTTGTGGTTTCTATGGTGAAATGACTAGACGGATGACAAAAGATGATATTATCTTGGAAGAAAATCCAGACAGCATAACTGAGGATGAGGTCAGACAGAAGGATGAGAAGAAAAGTGGATGA